From the Methanoculleus sp. SDB genome, the window CATGCTGGCAATGGCCGTCTCGATATGTGTCATCTGTGTCGGCGTGTACTTTCTGGGCAGGCATCACATCTGATTTTTTTCACCCGCCCGACGTTCGGAACCGGAGAGCCCCGCCGGGTGGGTTCCGAATATCTCCTCCCGGCGACGGAACAGCGTGTGGGGCCGCCCCGGAGAAAAATCATAAAAATTATTCCGTTTTTCCAACCGCCGCAAGATACAGAAGGAACTGCTCTTCACCGTCGAGCCTGAGAAGCGCATTCATGTCCGCATCATGAAATGCGCCGACGGCGCAGACACCGCACCCCACAGCCGGGGCTGCGAGGTAGAGGTTCTGGCAGGCGTGGCCCGCATCAATGTGCAGATACCGGTATCCCCGCTCCCCGTACCGCCATGTCATCCGGTACGCCGCCGCGGTCCAGAAAAAAGTGGCGCCGTTGTTTTTGATGAACTGCTGGTTCACGCACGCCGCCGCAATTTTCTCTGCAACATCGGGATCGGCAGGTATTTCGGCCAGCCGGTGTTCCAGCGCCAGGTACCGGTAGATGCCGGGTTTCAGGCCCTCAACGTTGTTTGCCAGAAGATAGGTCTCCAGTGCATGCCGGGCTCCGGCCGAGGGCACCGTCCTGAAAGTGAACTGCCCCTGCACCGTCTCCTTCACCCCCTGTGTGCACCAGAGGAGAAATGCCAGTTCCGCAAGAGTGATGGGTTCTTGCGCGTACTGCCGGACACTTCGCCGCTGCTCGATTGCCGTGCGGAGGTCGAGAGGATGAACGGTGATGGAGGACGGGGGAGGGAGCGGAACGATTGCACCGCCGAAGTCATACGGCACTTCCAGCAGGGGGTGGGGAACTCCCTGCATCTGGTCGGAGGGGGCAAGATATTCAAACTCTGTCTTTTTCATAAATTCCTTTCCAATGGCTGCCATAGAGGATCACATCCATGCATGAGATCGCATGTCACCGTATCGTCGTCTCCCCGTCGGCACCCGTGAAGATAAATGCATCCCCGTTCGGATTGCCTTTTTATATCTCCCGGGAATTACTCATGGTAGTCATGACCGGCGAACAGCAGATTATGAAATATCTGTTACAGAAAGCTCGTACGCGCGGTGCGAGCGTGGCAGGGTATGTTCCTGCGGAACTCCTCCGCGACTGCCCGTCGGCCCAGGCGGCAGGGCCGCAGGGATTTCAGACATTTTCGGGTACAATCGTTGTACTCGGGCTGTATCATGATCCGGAAAAGCCCGGGATGGACTGGTGGGAGGAGGGGCGAAGCACGCCGGGAGATCGCATGCTCCGGAGGATCATACGGGAACTCATCGTGTGGCTGAAGGAGGAATTCGGCATCGCGGCAGCAGAAATCCCCTATCAGATTTCCGACGGCGGCATTTATCTCAAGGATGCGGCTGTTCTCGCGGGCATCGGATACATCGGAGAAAATAATCTTGTCATTACACCGGATTTCGGCCCGAGAGTCAGGTTCCGGGCGTTATGGGTCGATATCGATACGGAACCGCCCGCCCTGCAGAAGCAGGAAACTCCTCTCTGCGACACATGCGACCGCCCCTGCAAGGCACAGTGCCCCCAGCATGCATTTTCAGGGGGCCACTACTCCCGGGAACGGTGCGCGGCACGCCTGAACACCGAAAAGGAGCAATCCGCCCGGAAACAGGGCGGCGGGAAGAAAAGTCCCCATGTCCCCTGCAGGATCTGCGAGCTCGTATGTCCCGCAGGCACGGTGCTCTGAGCAGAATATATAATTAAGGCAAAGCTCTCAAATTTCCTCACAATGGAGAAGAAATACTGGTATCTGGTAGCCGGTGCAGTCATCGTAGCCTGTGTGGCGATGGCGTTTATCATATTCATAGAAATCAATTCCGGCGTGCCCGGCGTGGTGTACTCGGGCGTTGTAAAATCAGATGGCCAGGATATGCTTATTTTAATACATTACGATAAATTCTGCGATAAAACTATCCTGGGAATCCCAAAGATAGGGCCGGAAGAGGTTACTTCACTGGACATCACCATCACCCCCGATGGAGGTGAAACGCGTACCGTTACGATGCAGGATCCGCTGGTTGATGAATGGGTGAGATTAGAAGGGGTTCTCTCAGACACCTCCCGGCAGCGGATAACAGTCATCGCCATATTCCGGGACGGATCATCGCGGGTCCTCGCTGATCAATTCTTACCAAAGTCATGAGCAGTATCTTCTTCCGGCTGCCACTGCCGAACCTGTGCCCCGAGGCCGTGAGAGATAGAACCGGTGCGGGGCAGACCTGTGGGACAGGGGATGTGCGGTCATGACACTCGTGATGGCGTTTGTCGGAAAGAACGGGGCGGCCGTCGCCGGCGACATGCGTGAGATCCTCTTCCGGGGGGATGAAGCCCGGAGGCGGGAGCTGGAATCCGAGCTCTATGACGGCCGCATTGTCACCGACGCCGATCTCGAAAAACGGGCCGCTGAGATCGGGGTCCGGATCTCCGTGCGCGATGACAAGAGCAAGGTTATACGGCGGGATGACGGCATCCTCACCGGGGAGGTCTCCAAATTCGAGAGAGGGACGGTTTCGCGCCGCCGTATCTACGCGGTAGCCGGGCAGTATGCAATCGCCGATTTCGAAGGAGGCCGCATGGTGATCGTGCAGAAGAAAGAGGGAAGCGCTTTCGTCGTCCTCGGAAATGACATCACGAAAAAGATCGCGAACGAAATTATCAGGAAGAACTGGAAGAACGGAGGATTTGAGGATGCGGTTCGTGTGATCGTGCTCGCTATGGAAGAAGCCGGACGCCGGACCGCTTCGGTGAGCAGGGCGTTTTCAATCGAACAGACTGACATAAACGTGAATATTTCCGCGATTGTTGACAGCGAAGCTGAAGGGTCGTAAGCAAACGGAGCGCAGCCACCCGGGAGTCGTGCCGGCCCGGCAGCCACACTGGAGACAGACGCATTTCGTCGGCGGATTGCCGCATCGCTGTCTTTTCCAGGGAAGATGTGCTTTTGCAGATATAGTATTAAAAATATATTTTCCCGACATTTTTAGTAATATTTCTTTTTTTAATTGTCACATCTGGTAACAAAGATTATATTTTTTATAATATCCAAATCAACAGGTGCTATGCACAACCATCCCCACTGCCGCCATTTCAATGCCGATAAAAGGTACTCTATCGAGGATCTTGCGGCATTTCACGGTCACCTCGGCCCCTACATCGTCCTCGGGTACCGGATCGGCCGATTTGTGCGAGATCATGTCTGTTCGGATCCGTTCCAGATCAGGGCTGCGGTCCATTGTTCCGGAACACCTCCGGAGTCCTGCATTGTCGACGGCGTTCAGCTGGGAAGCGGATGCACACTGGGGAAACGTAACATCGAGATTGTGGCCGGCGACCAGCTGAAATGCGTGTTCTCACACGACGGGAAAGAGATTGTGTTCGTGCCCAGGCCCTATCCGACTCCGCCACGCGACCAGGCAGACTATGCACTGGCAATCGAGAAACTGGCAGAACGGATGTATTACCTCGATGATGGCGACCTCTTTGAGATATACGGAATCTAGGAACGGAGACGCGCATGACAACGGTAACCGCAGATCCGGTCATCGATCTGGAAGGGGTATATACTTCCTATGAAGGAGCCGACCGGCCCATCATAAAGGATGCATCCCTGCGGATCGGGAAGGGCGA encodes:
- a CDS encoding nitroreductase, with translation MAAIGKEFMKKTEFEYLAPSDQMQGVPHPLLEVPYDFGGAIVPLPPPSSITVHPLDLRTAIEQRRSVRQYAQEPITLAELAFLLWCTQGVKETVQGQFTFRTVPSAGARHALETYLLANNVEGLKPGIYRYLALEHRLAEIPADPDVAEKIAAACVNQQFIKNNGATFFWTAAAYRMTWRYGERGYRYLHIDAGHACQNLYLAAPAVGCGVCAVGAFHDADMNALLRLDGEEQFLLYLAAVGKTE
- a CDS encoding formylmethanofuran dehydrogenase, producing the protein MHNHPHCRHFNADKRYSIEDLAAFHGHLGPYIVLGYRIGRFVRDHVCSDPFQIRAAVHCSGTPPESCIVDGVQLGSGCTLGKRNIEIVAGDQLKCVFSHDGKEIVFVPRPYPTPPRDQADYALAIEKLAERMYYLDDGDLFEIYGI